One Triticum dicoccoides isolate Atlit2015 ecotype Zavitan chromosome 5B, WEW_v2.0, whole genome shotgun sequence genomic window carries:
- the LOC119310821 gene encoding uncharacterized protein LOC119310821 isoform X1, whose amino-acid sequence MGLTRSRRGTSIAPVAKRKRSPCQQEDDARQASKRRRHSVPELPEDIWDRILSLLPLRDAARAGCVSRALLSSWTRRPNLTFTEETLGLAGNACRKPELARTFQNRVYRVLKKHSGVGVKTFKLHHCGSGFNIRDLNRWLQIAVTPGIEEVVLSVPMHRRKYKYGPHYGYEWVSYNFPCSVFSNGSGNSIRHLHLASCAFHPVAGLARLTRLHLFKVDITGDELGCFLSNSFAMEELNLTKCGNVIHLKIPCLLHRLNCLAVLQCVALKVIENKAPNLWIVRIDSQPEKVPVGDVLQVKDLQMQDCYESNLVHYARAKLPSIMPNLETLSLESTGEVFNTPILPVKFLYLKNLRIFLHDRGMKGFSPGYDYFSLVSFLDACPVLENFILAVLQASVRHELISGDLHLRQMPEHQHGNIKNVTIKGFCAAKSMVELTCHILENATSLECLTLDTICDNGSEDLDRTFDDGIARCYTVLNWRMLDEGYRGLRAIERYIVGKVPSTVKLNVNKLSSRRYAIKSHEQSYGNYIFW is encoded by the exons ATGGGGCTGACCCGATCCCGTCGTG GTACGTCGATTGCGCCGGTGGCCAAGAGAAAGCGCTCGCCCTGTCAACAAGAAGACGATGCTCGTCAAGCCTCCAAAAGGAGGAGGCATTCAGTGCCAGAGCTTCCAGAG GACATATGGGATCGTATCCTTTCCTTGCTGCCCCTGCGGGATGCTGCTCGAGCTGGTTGTGTATCTCGCGCGTTGTTAAGTTCCTGGACACGCCGTCCCAACCTCACCTTCACAGAGGAAACACTCGGCCTGGCTGGAAATGCATGTCGAAAACCTGAACTTGCACGAACTTTCCAAAACAGAGTTTACCGCGTTTTGAAAAAACACTCGGGCGTTGGTGTGAAGACATTCAAGCTTCATCACTGTGGTTCTGGTTTCAACATTCGTGATCTGAACAGGTGGCTTCAGATTGCAGTTACTCCGGGGATTGAAGAAGTCGTACTTTCAGTACCAATG CACCGGAGAAAGTACAAATACGGGCCTCACTACGGGTACGAATGGGTGTCTTACAACTTCCCCTGCTCAGTTTTTTCCAACGGGAGTGGAAACTCGATTCGACATCTTCACCTCGCCAGTTGTGCCTTCCACCCTGTTGCCGGACTTGCTCGCTTGACAAGGCTGCATCTGTTTAAGGTGGACATTACAGGAGATGAGTTAGGGTGCTTCCTTTCTAATTCTTTTGCTATGGAGGAGCTGAATCTCACTAAATGCGGTAACGTCATTCACCTGAAGATACCTTGCCTGCTACACAGGCTCAACTGCCTGGCGGTGCTACAGTGCGTAGCTCTAAAAGTGATAGAAAATAAAGCTCCAAATCTTTGGATTGTTCGCATCGATAGCCAACCAGAGAAAGTTCCAGTTGGAGATGTACTGCAAGTGAAGGACCTCCAAATGCAGGATTGTTACGAATCTAACCTCGTTCATTATGCTCGTGCCAAGCTTCCGTCCATTATGCCAAATCTTGAAACCCTCAGCCTAGAATCGACCGGGGAG GTTTTCAATACGCCAATCTTGCCTGTCAAATTCCTCTACCTCAAGAACTTGCGTATTTTTCTTCATGATCGAGGGATGAAGGGCTTTTCCCCAGGCTACGATTATTTTTCTCTCGTTTCTTTTCTGGATGCTTGTCCTGTCTTGGAGAATTTTATCTTGGCT GTATTACAGGCTAGCGTAAGGCATGAATTGATTTCCGGAGACCTGCATCTGAGGCAGATGCCTGAACACCAGCATGGCAACATCAAGAATGTGACGATCAAGGGCTTCTGCGCTGCAAAGAGCATGGTCGAGCTAACCTGTCATATTCTTGAGAATGCAACATCACTCGAGTGCCTTACGTTGGACACCATATGTGATAATGGCTCTGAAGACCTTGATAGGACTTTTGACGACGGAATCGCTAGATGCTACACAGTGTTAAACTGGCGTATGCTCGACGAAGGCTATAGAGGGCTCAGGGCTATCGAAAGATACATTGTGGGGAAAGTTCCCTCTACAGTCAAGCTAAATGTTAACAAGCTCAGCAGCCGTCGCTATGCTATAAAATCGCATGAACAAAGTTATGGCAATTATATTTTCTGGTAA
- the LOC119310820 gene encoding peptidyl-prolyl cis-trans isomerase FKBP16-4, chloroplastic-like isoform X2 yields the protein MELSSLLPSLSPRRALPLSFSTASKTPRRQRPAAFACRADASPEGSSTTRRWFASLAAATAAVGIGVARGGEAGAVSTSRRVFRSNKIPESDFITLPNGIKYYDIKVGGGAKAVKGSRVAVHYVAKWKGITFMTSRQGLGVTGGTPYGFDVGNSERGNVLKGLDLGVEGMKVGGQRLVIVPPELAYGKKGVQEIPPNATIELDVELLSIKQSPFGSPVKIVEG from the exons ATGGAGCTCTCATCCCTCCTGCCCTCCCTATCCCCGCGCCGCGCCCTCCCGCTCTCCTTCTCCACCGCGTCCAAGACGCCCCGGCGGCAGCGGCCGGCCGCCTTCGCCTGCCGCGCGGACGCCTCCCCGGAAGGGTCATCGACCACCCGGCGATGGTTCGCCTCGCTGGCCGCCGCCACCGCAG CCGTGGGGATTGGCGTCGcccgaggaggggaggctggcgccGTGTCGACCAGCAGGAGAGTT TTTAGGAGCAACAAGATTCCGGAGAGCGACTTCATCACTCTGCCCAATGGCATCAA GTACTATGACATCAAAGTAGGAGGTGGGGCTAAAGCAGTTAAGGGATCGCGCGTCGCA GTGCATTACGTGGCCAAGTGGAAGGGCATAACATTCATGACAAGTAGGCAGGGCCTCGGTGTCACTGGTGGAACG CCGTATGGGTTTGATGTTGGCAATTCTGAAAGAGGCAATGTTCTAAAAGGATTGGATCTCGGGGTTGAGGGAATGAAAGTTGGAGGCCAG AGGTTGGTTATTGTTCCTCCTGAGCTAGCTTATGGAAAAAAGGGCGTTCAAGAAATTCCTCCTAATGCAACTATTGAG CTGGATGTCGAACTACTATCAATCAAACAGAGTCCATTTGG GAGTCCTGTGAAGATCGTTGAAGGATAA
- the LOC119310820 gene encoding peptidyl-prolyl cis-trans isomerase FKBP16-4, chloroplastic-like isoform X1 gives MELSSLLPSLSPRRALPLSFSTASKTPRRQRPAAFACRADASPEGSSTTRRWFASLAAATAAVGIGVARGGEAGAVSTSRRVFRSNKIPESDFITLPNGIKYYDIKVGGGAKAVKGSRVAVHYVAKWKGITFMTSRQGLGVTGGTPYGFDVGNSERGNVLKGLDLGVEGMKVGGQRLVIVPPELAYGKKGVQEIPPNATIEGCRAGGAGRLRREASCAGIFFPMGVY, from the exons ATGGAGCTCTCATCCCTCCTGCCCTCCCTATCCCCGCGCCGCGCCCTCCCGCTCTCCTTCTCCACCGCGTCCAAGACGCCCCGGCGGCAGCGGCCGGCCGCCTTCGCCTGCCGCGCGGACGCCTCCCCGGAAGGGTCATCGACCACCCGGCGATGGTTCGCCTCGCTGGCCGCCGCCACCGCAG CCGTGGGGATTGGCGTCGcccgaggaggggaggctggcgccGTGTCGACCAGCAGGAGAGTT TTTAGGAGCAACAAGATTCCGGAGAGCGACTTCATCACTCTGCCCAATGGCATCAA GTACTATGACATCAAAGTAGGAGGTGGGGCTAAAGCAGTTAAGGGATCGCGCGTCGCA GTGCATTACGTGGCCAAGTGGAAGGGCATAACATTCATGACAAGTAGGCAGGGCCTCGGTGTCACTGGTGGAACG CCGTATGGGTTTGATGTTGGCAATTCTGAAAGAGGCAATGTTCTAAAAGGATTGGATCTCGGGGTTGAGGGAATGAAAGTTGGAGGCCAG AGGTTGGTTATTGTTCCTCCTGAGCTAGCTTATGGAAAAAAGGGCGTTCAAGAAATTCCTCCTAATGCAACTATTGAG GGATGTAGGGCTGGTGGCGCGGGTCGGCTCCGACGGGAGGCCTCATGCGCGGGGATTTTTTTTCCCATGGGGGTTTATTGA
- the LOC119310821 gene encoding uncharacterized protein LOC119310821 isoform X2 codes for MGLTRSRRGTSIAPVAKRKRSPCQQEDDARQASKRRRHSVPELPEDIWDRILSLLPLRDAARAGCVSRALLSSWTRRPNLTFTEETLGLAGNACRKPELARTFQNRVYRVLKKHSGVGVKTFKLHHCGSGFNIRDLNRWLQIAVTPGIEEVVLSVPMHRRKYKYGPHYGYEWVSYNFPCSVFSNGSGNSIRHLHLASCAFHPVAGLARLTRLHLFKVDITGDELNCLAVLQCVALKVIENKAPNLWIVRIDSQPEKVPVGDVLQVKDLQMQDCYESNLVHYARAKLPSIMPNLETLSLESTGEVFNTPILPVKFLYLKNLRIFLHDRGMKGFSPGYDYFSLVSFLDACPVLENFILAVLQASVRHELISGDLHLRQMPEHQHGNIKNVTIKGFCAAKSMVELTCHILENATSLECLTLDTICDNGSEDLDRTFDDGIARCYTVLNWRMLDEGYRGLRAIERYIVGKVPSTVKLNVNKLSSRRYAIKSHEQSYGNYIFW; via the exons ATGGGGCTGACCCGATCCCGTCGTG GTACGTCGATTGCGCCGGTGGCCAAGAGAAAGCGCTCGCCCTGTCAACAAGAAGACGATGCTCGTCAAGCCTCCAAAAGGAGGAGGCATTCAGTGCCAGAGCTTCCAGAG GACATATGGGATCGTATCCTTTCCTTGCTGCCCCTGCGGGATGCTGCTCGAGCTGGTTGTGTATCTCGCGCGTTGTTAAGTTCCTGGACACGCCGTCCCAACCTCACCTTCACAGAGGAAACACTCGGCCTGGCTGGAAATGCATGTCGAAAACCTGAACTTGCACGAACTTTCCAAAACAGAGTTTACCGCGTTTTGAAAAAACACTCGGGCGTTGGTGTGAAGACATTCAAGCTTCATCACTGTGGTTCTGGTTTCAACATTCGTGATCTGAACAGGTGGCTTCAGATTGCAGTTACTCCGGGGATTGAAGAAGTCGTACTTTCAGTACCAATG CACCGGAGAAAGTACAAATACGGGCCTCACTACGGGTACGAATGGGTGTCTTACAACTTCCCCTGCTCAGTTTTTTCCAACGGGAGTGGAAACTCGATTCGACATCTTCACCTCGCCAGTTGTGCCTTCCACCCTGTTGCCGGACTTGCTCGCTTGACAAGGCTGCATCTGTTTAAGGTGGACATTACAGGAGATGA GCTCAACTGCCTGGCGGTGCTACAGTGCGTAGCTCTAAAAGTGATAGAAAATAAAGCTCCAAATCTTTGGATTGTTCGCATCGATAGCCAACCAGAGAAAGTTCCAGTTGGAGATGTACTGCAAGTGAAGGACCTCCAAATGCAGGATTGTTACGAATCTAACCTCGTTCATTATGCTCGTGCCAAGCTTCCGTCCATTATGCCAAATCTTGAAACCCTCAGCCTAGAATCGACCGGGGAG GTTTTCAATACGCCAATCTTGCCTGTCAAATTCCTCTACCTCAAGAACTTGCGTATTTTTCTTCATGATCGAGGGATGAAGGGCTTTTCCCCAGGCTACGATTATTTTTCTCTCGTTTCTTTTCTGGATGCTTGTCCTGTCTTGGAGAATTTTATCTTGGCT GTATTACAGGCTAGCGTAAGGCATGAATTGATTTCCGGAGACCTGCATCTGAGGCAGATGCCTGAACACCAGCATGGCAACATCAAGAATGTGACGATCAAGGGCTTCTGCGCTGCAAAGAGCATGGTCGAGCTAACCTGTCATATTCTTGAGAATGCAACATCACTCGAGTGCCTTACGTTGGACACCATATGTGATAATGGCTCTGAAGACCTTGATAGGACTTTTGACGACGGAATCGCTAGATGCTACACAGTGTTAAACTGGCGTATGCTCGACGAAGGCTATAGAGGGCTCAGGGCTATCGAAAGATACATTGTGGGGAAAGTTCCCTCTACAGTCAAGCTAAATGTTAACAAGCTCAGCAGCCGTCGCTATGCTATAAAATCGCATGAACAAAGTTATGGCAATTATATTTTCTGGTAA
- the LOC119309743 gene encoding putative ubiquitin-conjugating enzyme E2 38 has protein sequence MDLGSSSSDKVGSYTEIDTVEASEAELQNFDSCEFEEWDSYVYDEDEGCYVNGVEGPHYEFDEIDLYQQLDYKFDDLYLPPGAEASVPLVQKAVTDDGPDNFKSMSEIEDEIGKKYKFFKQFDIIKDFSDHHYASNPVGKTGKEWTKRIQHDWKLLENNLPASIYVRVSENRMDLLRAVIIGPQGTPYHDGLFFFDAQFTASYPATPPVVYYHSGGLRLNPNLYDCGTVCLSLLGTWHGNGCENWNSAHSSMLQVLISIQGLILNEKPYFNEPGYKTEVNDANGQRRSLEYNDTAFQHSCRTMLYSLRRPPQHFEGLVAGHFRERGHAILAACKYYMEGNEVGSVVPDEDDEGKELENANVRAGAGRRTASFKADTKVLFQELLVEFNMEGADTKKFCAEKSKKPRQKKKKLKKSQPAAA, from the exons ATGGATCTT GGATCTTCATCCAGTGATAAAGTTGGATCGTATACAGAAATTGATACTGTCGAAGCATCTGAAGCTGAGCTACAGAATTTTGACTCGTGTGAATTCGAGGAATGGGATTCTTATGTGTATGACGAAGATGAAGGCTGCTATGTGAATGGCGTTGAAGGGCCTCATTATGAATTTGATGAGATTGACTTATATCAACAACTGGATTATAAATTTGACGATTTATATCTGCCTCCAGGTGCGGAGGCTAGTGTACCATTGGTGCAGAAAGCTGTAACTGATGACGGGCCTGACAATTTTAAGTCAATGTCAGAAATAGAGGATGAAATTGGCAAGAAATACAAGTTTTTTAAACAGTTTGACATTATTAAAGATTTCTCTGATCATCATTATGCCAGTAATCCTGTTGGAAAG ACAGGGAAAGAGTGGACAAAAAGAATTCAGCATGATTGGAAACTCCTGGAGAACAATTTACCAG CGTCCATATATGTCCGTGTTTCGGAAAATAGAATGGACCTTCTCAGGGCTGTAATCATTGGGCCTCAGGGAACACCCTACCATGATGGCCTTTTCTTCTTTGATGCTCAATTCACTGCTAGTTATCCAGCGACTCCCCCA GTGGTATACTATCATTCTGGAGGACTTCGGCTTAATCCAAATCTGTATGATTGTGGAACAGTCTGCCTTAGCCTCCTGGGAACCTGGCATGGTAACGGCTGTGAGAACTGGAACTCAGCTCACTCAAGCATGCTACAAGTGCTGATATCCATTCAAGGTCTCATATTGAATGAAAAGCCATACTTCAATGAGCCAGGATACAAGACCGAAGTCAACGATGCTAATGGACAGAGGAGGTCCTTGGAGTATAATGATACAGCATTTCAGCACTCATGTAGGACAATGCTGTACTCACTTCGTAGGCCTCCACAG CACTTTGAAGGTCTTGTTGCCGGCCACTTTCGTGAACGTGGCCATGCAATTCTGGCTGCATGCAAATATTACATGGAAGGTAACGAAGTTGGGTCCGTAGTTCCTGATGAGGACGATGAGGGCAAGGAGCTGGAAAATGCAAATGTGCGTGCAGGTGCAGGTCGACGAACCGCATCCTTCAAGGCCGACACAAAGGTTCTCTTTCAAGAGCTCCTGGTGGAATTCAATATGGAGGGTGCTGACACCAAGAAGTTCTGTGCTGAGAAGTCAAAGAAGCCGCGTCAAAaaaagaagaagctgaagaagagccaGCCTGCTGCTGCTTGA